A window of Chryseobacterium sp. IHB B 17019 genomic DNA:
ATAAAAATTTATCGGGCGGAATTTTAGAAGCTTTCGGTAAGTTCTTCAGAAACGGAATGAGGGTTTATCTTTACCCTTACAAAGATCCTGAAACGCATGAGCTTTTGAATTCTTCAACCCTTAAAGTAGAGGAGAGTTTAAAAGAATTGTACAAATATTTTAAACATAATGACCGTATTGTAGACATTACCAATTACAATCCGGAGTTTTTGGAAATTTATTCAAGGGATATTTTGAAAAAAATTGCATGCAATATCAAAGGCTGGGAAACACAGGTTCCGGACGGTGTTGCGGAAATGATCAAAGAGCGCGGAATGTTCGGCTATAAAGAAGAATTTTCCTTAAAACAATTCTCTTAAAAACAATATATAATGTCAGAATTAAAAAAAAGACTTTTATCAATTCTTGAAAGTCCTAAACATAATACAGACGAGAAACTTGAAAAAGTTTGTCACCTTTTGGATCAGGAAATTTCTTATTTCAACTGGACGGGTTTCTATTTCAAAAATGGAGATAAGGACGAGTTGAAATTAGGCCCTTATGTAGGAGCACCCACAGATCATACCATTATTCCTTACGGAAAAGGAATTTGCGGGCAGGTTGCGGTTTCTAATGAAACTTTTGTTGTTCCGGATGTTCATCAGCAGGATAACTATTTAAGTTGTTCGATTGATACAAAGGCTGAAATTGTAGTTCCTATCTTCAAAGACGGGAAAAATATCGGTCAGATTGATATTGATTCTCATACAATTGATCCTTTTACAAAAGAAGACAGAGAGCTGTTGGAATGGCTTTGTAACGAGGTTTCAAAGATTTTATAATTTTAATTTAATTTAAAAGTTTAAATATCGACTTCGGCCCGAAGGGCCGGAGTCTTTTATTCTATTCTGATTTTAGTATTAACGCTTATGTGAACTCTAAAACAGAATTAATTTTAGATTAAATAAAATAATTAAAAGTATTCAGAAACTTTTGAGCTTTTGGTTTTAAAAATAATGTTATCGTGAAAATATTAGTGCAGGTTTGTGTTTAAAAGATCTATCTCAGCAATCATTTCCTTAAAATAATCCCCACACTTTGCAATATGCGTCCCATACCAGGAAAATGCCTCTCCGTCAACAATCATAATCTTCTTTTCAGGATAAAATTCTTTCAGTTCCTCGATGTGTTTTTCTTTAAAAGGAAACGGTTCGGAAGAAAGCATGATAATTTCGGCTTCAGCTAGGTCTTCAACGATAATTTGTGGGTAACGTGTCTTATCTTTAAAAATATTTTCAAAACCGATTTCAAATAAAATTTTATGAATAAAAGTATCGGAACCTACTGTCATATAAGGATTTTTCCAGATAAGGTAAGCAACTTTTATAGCAGAATTAATTTTGGTTTGGTTTAAAATTTCGTAAATTTTAAGATTAAAATGTTGTGCTTTCTCTTCTAGATTAAAGATTTTACCTAAATTTTTAAGCAAATAATAATTGTCTTCAATATTTTCAACATTGGTTACAATTACTTTAAAATCATCCATTAAAGCTTCGACCTGTTCTTTTACATTTTCTTCTTTATTAGCTAAAATTATATCAGGTTGTAAAGCTTTGATTTTATCAATATTAATATTTTTGGTACCTCCGATGACAGGAACATTTTTTACCATCTCTTCCGGATGAATACAGAATTTTGTCCTTCCGACAACTTCATTTTCCGTTAAGCCCAAATCAAATAAAGCCTCAGTAATAGAGGGAACGAGAGAAACAACTTTCATTTTATTATTTTAGATCTTGCTAAAATTACAAAAGTTTGCCCGTTAAGAAAAGTCCTGCCACGGAAAAATAAATGATAAGCCCGGTAACGTCTACCAAAGTTGCCACAAAAGGAGCAGAAGAAGTTGCGGGATCGAGTTTTAATTTTTTTAGAATAAATGGAACCATCGATCCGGAAAGCGTTCCCCAAAGTACGATCATTACTAAAGAAACACCAACACTCAATCCTACAAAAGGCCAGTACATTCCATAATTGAAGAAGCCGGCTTCATGCCAGATCATGATTCTTAGAAAACCGATTATCCCTAAAACTCCACCTAAAAACAATCCGGTGAAGATCTCTTTTTTCATGACATACCACCAATCTTTTAGGCCGATTTCCTGAAGAGCCATCGCCCTGATAATCAGAGTTGCAGCCTGTGAACCGGAATTTCCTCCACTGGAAATAATCAGCGGGACAAATAAAGCCAAAACTACCGCTTTCTGAATTTCATCTTCAAAATAGCCCATTGCAGAAGCAGTCAGCATTTCGGAAAAGAAAAGGATGATCAGCCACATGCCTCTCTTTTTTACCATTTCCATAAGAGAAGTTTGGGTATACGGTACATCCAACGCTTCCAAACCCCCGAATTTCTGGATATCTTCCGTGTTTTGCTGTTCGATTTGATCGAGAATGTCATCTATGGTTACAATTCCCACCAAAACTCCGGCTTCAGTTATGATTGGCAGAGCTGCTCGGTCATATTTTTCAAAGTACTGCACCGCGTCTTCTTTTGAGGTCGTTGTTGTTATGGCAACGAAATGATTATCAGTGATTTCTGAAATTAAAGTATCTTCTTCGGCCAAAAGTAAACTTCCCAATGCAATATCGTCTATCAACCTGTTTCTTTCGTCGACTACATAAAGGTAATTCATGGTTTCCACCCTGCTTCCGACCTTTTTTATCTGCTGAAGGCATCTTTTTATCGTCCATTCTTTACGGATCTGGATATAATAAGGCGTCATCAGACGGGCAATAGAATCAGAATCGTAGCCAAGAAGTTTCAAGGCAATTCTTCTTTCCTGCGGATTAAGATGGTTGATGGAATACTTGATCAGCTCATCCGGAAAATCTTCAAAAAGGGCAGTCCTGTCATCCGGTGTCATGGCATTCAGGATTTCGGAAACCTCGTCGCTTCCGATGCTTCTGATGGTTTCTTCCTGGAAATCAGGATCAAGATGAGAAAAAACATCGGCTTTATATTCTTTCGGAACCTTCAGAAACGCCAAAAGCCTCTCATCAGCGTGAAGTTCACTGAGAGTTTCGGCGATGTCGGCAGGGTTAAAGATAAGTTCGTCCTTAGAATTCAAAGCGTCAATTTTTTGATATGCAAAAATAATTTAAATTTTTAAGACTTACCAATGAAGTAGAAAAATTAAGGATTAATTAATTGCAATAAAAAAACACCCGTAAAAACTTACGGGTGCCCTGAAGAAATTTCAATTGAGATTGTAGTTTGAATTGTTTATACTAATGTAATAAAATAATTTAAATTATTCACCATTTTATGAATTTAAATTAATGAAATTCAATGGAAAGCATAATAATTTAGAAAATTAGTCGTAAAAAGTAAGTTGTAATTGTAAGTAGAAATCTTAGTGTTAAAGCTCTGCTTCCGAGGTTTTTATCTTTCTAAGCTGTTTCAGAATGTCTTTTATGGCTCCATTTGTACCTATTTTTACAGAATTTACGGTAGAACCCAGGAGGCGCATATTTTTTCTGTAAGTGTCATAGTCGGTTTCGGTAATGAGATTTCCACCGGCATCAAACAATTTCATACTCACCACAACCTGATTGGAAAAAACATATTTCCCGATTCCCACTTTGAAGTATTTCACTTTTGGAACAACGGCAAAATCCGCATCATTATTGACGCAGTAATCTGTAATAGTTTGTTTATCAATACTGTCGAATGGGATTTGAGTTTCCGTTCTGATCATTTTATTCTTCCTTTCACTCAGGTTATCAGAAACTGCACTGAAAAAAGCATAGTTAGTCGGTTCCTTGATTTCTTCAATATCAGGATCTACTTCAGGATTGAAATAGAGGATTTTTTTTATTTTATCATCTGTATTTTTCTGTGCCTTTAAGGAAATACCAGATAAAAGCAAGATAAGCGTGGTGAAAGTTATAAATTTTTTCATCATTAAATCGAATGCAAAATTACTGCCTTTTAATGGGATAACATAATTTTTTTAAGAAATTTTTAACACTTTTTTCTATCAATTTTAATATATGAAATCAATAATGTTTGCAGATTTAAAATAAAATCGTAATTTTGCAGCCGTTACATAATAATCATTAAACAATATTGGAATGTACTTAACAACAGAAAAAAAGCAGGAAATTTTCTCTAAACACGGGAAATCTGCACAAGACACAGGAAGTGCTGAAGGACAAGTTGCTCTTTTCACTTTCAGAATCAATCACTTATCTCAACACTTAAAAGCAAACCGTCACGATTTCAACACAGAGAGATCATTGGTAAAGCTGGTAGGTAAAAGAAAAAGATTACTAGATTATCTTAAAAACAAAGATATCAACAGATATAGAGCGATCATCGCTGAACTAGGTTTAAGAAAATAGTCTATAAAGATTTTCAAAATAAAAGCAATCTCGGAAGAGGTTGCTTTTTTTATTGTTATTTAATCAAATTAAGATAATAATATTACTGATCTGTCTGTTAAAAGTAAAAAATTGGCAAAAGTTAGTGTCTGTTTTGGATATTTTGTTGCTAAAGATTTAAAAAATCATTATAATATATTACCTTTGCAACGAAAATTTAAAGAGTTTAAATATTAATTCGTACTCAATACGGAGTACAAGAGACGAAAATTTATGAGTATACCTCAAGCGTTTACAGAAACGATCACCCTCGCAGACGGCAGGGAAATCACAATTGAAACAGGGAAATTGGCAAAGCAGGCTGATGGATCTGTGGTAGTAAAAATGGGCGGGACAATGCTTTTAGCAACAGTTGTAGCCAATAAAGAAGCAAATCCAGGTGTGGATTTTTTACCATTAACGGTAGATTACAGAGAAAAATTCTATGCAGGAGGGAGAATTCCAGGAAACTTTTTCCGTAGAGAAGCAAGACCTTCAGATCAGGAAATTTTAACGATGCGTTTGGTAGACAGAGTTCTACGTCCGCTTTTTCCTGAAGATTTCCATGCGGAAGTTCAGGTAATGATTTCATTAATTTCTTATGACGGAAAAACAATTCCTGATGATTTGGCTGGTTTAGCGGCTTCTGCTGCGATCGCCATTACTGATATTCCTTTCAACGGACCAATGTCTGAAGTAAGAGTAGTAAGATTCGACGGGCAGCTTTCAGTGAACCCAAGCTATGCAGATCTTAAAAACTCTGAACTTGATATTATGGTGGGAGCTACTAAAGACTCCATCGTAATGGTAGAAGGGGAAATGAAGGAAATTTCTGAGCAGGAAATGTTGGAAGCAATCATTTTCGGGCATGCTGAGATTAAAAAACAAATCGAAGCTCAGGAAAGATTAGCAGAAAGAGTAGGTAAGGCTTTCCCTAAGAGAGAATATTCTCACGAAAATCACGATGAAGCAATCCGTGAAAAAGTATGGAAAGAATGCTACGATAAAGTATATGAAGTGGCTAAAACTCCTTCTGGTAAGGAAGAAAGACACGAAAGATTCAAGGCGGTTCTTGATGAGTTTTTAGCACAATATGTAGATAATGCAGAAGAGTTGGAAAGAGTAACTCCTTTCGCAAAAGTGTATTATCATGATGTAGAAAAAGAAGCAATGCGCCAGATGATTTTGGAAGACAATATCCGTCTTGATGGCCGTGATCCTCAAACGATCCGTCCTATCTGGTCAGAAATAGACTATCTTCCTGGAGCTCACGGTTCTGCGGTATTTACAAGAGGAGAGACTCAATCTCTAACGGCGGTAACTTTAGGCTCTGTGAAGGATGCCAATATGGTAGACAGCGTTATTTCTCAACACGACGAAAAATTCTTCTTACATTATAATTTCCCTCCGTTCTCAACAGGTGAAGCAAGACCTTTAAGAGGAACTTCAAGAAGAGAAGTAGGACATGGAAACCTTGCTCAAAGAGCTTTACAGGCAGTAATTCCTGTAGAAAATCCATATACGATCAGAATTGTTTCCGATATTTTGGAATCAAACGGTTCGTCT
This region includes:
- a CDS encoding GAF domain-containing protein, which codes for MSELKKRLLSILESPKHNTDEKLEKVCHLLDQEISYFNWTGFYFKNGDKDELKLGPYVGAPTDHTIIPYGKGICGQVAVSNETFVVPDVHQQDNYLSCSIDTKAEIVVPIFKDGKNIGQIDIDSHTIDPFTKEDRELLEWLCNEVSKIL
- a CDS encoding ABC transporter substrate-binding protein, translated to MKVVSLVPSITEALFDLGLTENEVVGRTKFCIHPEEMVKNVPVIGGTKNINIDKIKALQPDIILANKEENVKEQVEALMDDFKVIVTNVENIEDNYYLLKNLGKIFNLEEKAQHFNLKIYEILNQTKINSAIKVAYLIWKNPYMTVGSDTFIHKILFEIGFENIFKDKTRYPQIIVEDLAEAEIIMLSSEPFPFKEKHIEELKEFYPEKKIMIVDGEAFSWYGTHIAKCGDYFKEMIAEIDLLNTNLH
- the mgtE gene encoding magnesium transporter, whose protein sequence is MNSKDELIFNPADIAETLSELHADERLLAFLKVPKEYKADVFSHLDPDFQEETIRSIGSDEVSEILNAMTPDDRTALFEDFPDELIKYSINHLNPQERRIALKLLGYDSDSIARLMTPYYIQIRKEWTIKRCLQQIKKVGSRVETMNYLYVVDERNRLIDDIALGSLLLAEEDTLISEITDNHFVAITTTTSKEDAVQYFEKYDRAALPIITEAGVLVGIVTIDDILDQIEQQNTEDIQKFGGLEALDVPYTQTSLMEMVKKRGMWLIILFFSEMLTASAMGYFEDEIQKAVVLALFVPLIISSGGNSGSQAATLIIRAMALQEIGLKDWWYVMKKEIFTGLFLGGVLGIIGFLRIMIWHEAGFFNYGMYWPFVGLSVGVSLVMIVLWGTLSGSMVPFILKKLKLDPATSSAPFVATLVDVTGLIIYFSVAGLFLTGKLL
- a CDS encoding polyribonucleotide nucleotidyltransferase translates to MSIPQAFTETITLADGREITIETGKLAKQADGSVVVKMGGTMLLATVVANKEANPGVDFLPLTVDYREKFYAGGRIPGNFFRREARPSDQEILTMRLVDRVLRPLFPEDFHAEVQVMISLISYDGKTIPDDLAGLAASAAIAITDIPFNGPMSEVRVVRFDGQLSVNPSYADLKNSELDIMVGATKDSIVMVEGEMKEISEQEMLEAIIFGHAEIKKQIEAQERLAERVGKAFPKREYSHENHDEAIREKVWKECYDKVYEVAKTPSGKEERHERFKAVLDEFLAQYVDNAEELERVTPFAKVYYHDVEKEAMRQMILEDNIRLDGRDPQTIRPIWSEIDYLPGAHGSAVFTRGETQSLTAVTLGSVKDANMVDSVISQHDEKFFLHYNFPPFSTGEARPLRGTSRREVGHGNLAQRALQAVIPVENPYTIRIVSDILESNGSSSMATVCAGTLALMDAGVQITKPVSGIAMGLITDTKSGKFTVLSDILGDEDHLGDMDFKVTGTEDGITACQMDIKIQGLSMDIMEKALMQARDGRLHILNKITETIAAPRPDVKPHAPKMVVMEISKDFIGAVIGPGGKIIQQLQKDTDTVIAIEEVGEIGRIEIAGTDREKINNAVAKINEITFVPVVGEVYKGKVVKVMDFGAFVAIAKGTEGLLHISEIEWSRLDKVPYNEGDEVEVKFMGYDDRKKMKLSRKVLLPRPPRPESKPRPEGQQRSEQQPRSEQPRRDQQQERPEGEKPADQA
- the rpsO gene encoding 30S ribosomal protein S15; the protein is MYLTTEKKQEIFSKHGKSAQDTGSAEGQVALFTFRINHLSQHLKANRHDFNTERSLVKLVGKRKRLLDYLKNKDINRYRAIIAELGLRK